The Collibacillus ludicampi region AATTTCTAGGGAAACCGCTTTGAGGCTGCTCTGCTCCGGAATCATCGCCAATCCGCGCTGACAGTATTCCATGGCCTGCTCGTAATCCCCCATGAAGGAATACAATTCGCCCATCCGTACATAGACGTAGCCCATCTGCTCATCATTTTCCTGCTCTTGATAGTCTTCCAGAACCTCCTGGTAGACTCTCTTCGCTTCCTCGTAATCCCCAAGCCTGCTTAGATAGATGCCGAGTTTCGTTTTACATTCGCCTACATTGGTCACGCGATGGTCGCTCTTGTACATGGTAATCGCGGAACGCGTGTAATCGGACGCTTTACGGAAATCCTCCAGCTTTCCGAACATGTCCCCCAGTCCCTCATAGGCCTTTCCGATTTCGAACAGTTCAGTCGTTCCTTGAAGTGCTGTGAGAGCATCTTCATAATATTCAATCGCATCTTCATACGGGCCGAGATAAGCGGTCGCATCCGCCAGTTTTCGCAACACTTTGCCTTTTAAGGCGCGATCCGCCTCGTCGAGTCGTCTCGTTTCACGTAATGCCTGTAACAAAAAGTGTCGCGCAAGGATATAATCGTTCCGCTGGATTTTGCAATAAGCCAACTGATCCAACACTTGAACGACCAATCGCCGGTCTTTATCGAGCGATACTTCACGATAGAGGGTCTCCAGTTGTTCGACCGCCTGCTCATAGTCTTCATTCTTCAAATATGCTTCCGCCAAATCGAACTTGACTTCGAATGACTGCATGCCAGGGGAATTCAACAGCTCTTTTAAGATTTCGATCGCTTTCTCATAATCCTGAGACTGCATCATCGCGCGTGCAAGCTTGTAACGGCTGTCCAGTTCCAATTTTTCCTGTATGTCATTCAGAAAATAGTCGATCGACACTTCCAAGCGCTTGGCAAGAGCTTCTAGCAGTTTGTACGAAGGATTCGCTTTGTCGGCTTCGATCTGGCTGATCATGCTGGGAGTGACCAATCCTTCAGCCAAATCCGTTTGTGTGTACCCTTTCTTAATGCGCAGATCTCTGATTTTCATGCCTAACGTTTTCGCCAACTTGCTCACCCGCCTTTTTCGAAATCTTCTATACATATATTGTATCATTCTTTCAGAAAAATGGAAGTTATTTTTGATAGATGATGCTTAATTTTCTTTAAAGTTATTTTATTTATGCAAGGTCAATATCTTCTTAAAAACGGCTTCTTGGGACAAAAAAAGACGTGATCATAGCGATCACGCGGAGGCCAATGAGGGATATGGTGATAGGTGTATTCTCATGATAAACCATATTTGCGGAAAAAGTATGGAAAAGCAACTTTCACGAGGCTCTTCCTTTCAGGGTTTCCACTTGATGTTTTCGCGAATCACGCGGGCCGGATTACCGCCGACCAATGTATTCGGGGGGACATCTTTTGTGACAACGGAACCGGCCGCAACGACCGCTCCATCACCGATGGTTACTCCTTTTAAGATCGTCGCTCGCGAACCGATCCATACGCGATTCCCAATCGTAATCTTTTTCGTGTTCGGACATCCGGGTTGGATGTGATGAAAATCGGTATCCATCAGTTGCACATCCCATGAGATGGCACAATCGGAGCCTATCTCGATATCCGATTTTACGATCACCCTTGAATTGGCTGTGATATAGCTGCGGTCACCGATTTTCAAGCGGGCGTTCGGCCCCACGAGGATCCGTACACCCGGACCCAAGCACACCTGTCCGTCGATCTCCAAAGTCCCGCCATCCGCAACTTGAATCACATTGCGGTCCAGTCCTTCTTGACCATTTTGCCCGATCTGTGTATTCATCCGTCCGACAATAAACTGTTTGCGAACGATCAAGTTTGCTGTTGGTGAAATCCTCCATCTCGTCTTCCAATGGGTGAACACCGGCAGGGGCACAGAAATGCTCCCCACGCGAAGACTCCAATACAAACTGTAAAGGTAAGAAAACAAGTCGCCTTTCAGAATCCGTTTGCTCACACGTCTGAATATGCCTTCCCTGCGGGATGAACGCTCTTCACATTCGGAACGCATAAGTGTTGCACCTTTCAAACCTGACAACGTCATATCCTCCCTTGTTTCAGGCTTTTCATAATGAAATGGCAGGCATTGAGTCAGGTGACGTATGTCTACCAAATGATTAAATCCTTAATGATCATATACCCGAAATGTGTCTGTGAGATGTCGAGTTTGTCAACTTACGAACAAATCGCTAAGATAAACTCATATGAAAGGAGGGCAACGATGCAGACTATCCTGCTTGTTGAAGATGAAAAGCCGATCGCCCGACTGTTGCAAGCCTATCTGAAACAAGCCGGCTACCAGGTCGTTGTCGCCAGTGACGGTGTGGAGGCGATCGAGATCTTCGCTCGGGAAAATCCTGCCCTAGTGCTATTGGATCTGATGCTTCCAGGTCAAAATGGCTGGGTGGTTCTGGAGGAGATTCGCAAGCAGAGCAGTTGCCCAGTGATCATGCTGACCGCAAGAGGAGATGTCAAGGACCGGATTCGCGGCTTCAAGGAGGGGGCGGACGATTACATTCCCAAACCGTTCGACCCGGAAGAAGTGGTGGCTCGTGTACAAGCCGTGTTGAGACGTTCGGTCGGTTTGATCGAACAAGATATGGTGCAGATTGGCCGACTGACCGTCGATTTTTCCGCGCGTACCGTTTCTCTCTCCGGAGAACCGGTTCCCTTGGCCCCGCGTGACTGGGAACTGCTCGCTTTTCTTATCCGCCATCCCAACCAGTGCTTCACGCGAGATCAACTGCTCGATCACGTATGGGGGATGGACTACAGCGGTGGTGACCGCGCCGTCGATGTAGCGATCAAACGATTGCGCCAATCCCTGAGAGACTGGCCGCCATCGGAAGGAGAGATCGTCACCATCCGCAGAATGGGGTATATGTTACGTGTTTTCTAAAACAACAAAACCATCCGGCCGCAGTGTTTCCCTGCTGCGTTATTGGACGACCCGCTACGTGCTCGTTTTGCTCGGCAGCCTGTTCGTTATCGGTGTGATCGCCATCTATTGGGTACGCAGCAATGCATATGAACAAAGTTTTGAATTGATGGAACTAAGGGCTTTCCAACTTGCCGACCTCTGCGCACAGGTTCTGAACGGCCCCGGGTCGCTTGAAAAACTCAAACACCTCAAGGAAATCCGCACCAACCGCTCGGTCATCCAACTGATGGATCATCAGGGGCACTTGTCGATCCTCTCTAACGGGAAATACGAAGAGATCGCCAGTACCTTGCCTGATCACACCCGTTTGTTTACCGAGATTTTGCATGGCCAATCCACAAGAGAAGTGATTCCGGTGGACGGACAAACATGGCTTCGTGTCGGTGTCCCAATTCCAGAAGAAATTCCTCATGGCAGCGGGCTTTTTCTTTCGGTGCCGGCAACGGATGTTCTGCCCAAATTTGAGCAGCTTTACGGACCGATCGCTTCCCTGATCGGCTCGGTCGCATTGGCCGGGTGGCTTGTGATCTATTTTCTCTCGCGAAAACTCACCTCTCCTTTACGTCAGGTGGCAGAAGCGGCACAAATGATCGCAGAAGGCGGTTACGACCCGGATTTGCCGAAAGAAGTCAAAGAGAGGGAACTGCAGCAATTGATCACCTCCTTTCGCGACATGGCCGAACGATTGAAACAGCTCGAACAAATGCGCACCGAACTGCTCGCGGGCGTCTCCCACGAATTACGCACCCCGATCACTTCGATCCGAGGGATGATCCAGGCGGTACTCGGAAAGGTGGTCACGGATGAAGAAGCGGACGAATTTCTACAGATCTCGCTCGAAGAAGCCAAACGCCTGCAAAAAATGGTCGAGGATTTGCTCAGTTTTTCTTCGTTCGAAGCGGGGGCCATTCCGCTGCAAAAGAATCCTGTGGAACTGGCCGCACTGGTGGAAGAAGTCATTCAGCAGCTCCGCGTACTCAGCCAATTTGCCGATGTGCGCATCGAGCGCGATCTCCCTGAGAACGCTGTGTGGATACAAGGGGATGCGGGACTGTTACGCCAGATTCTCATCAACCTGCTCAACAACAGCCGCGCCGCCTCTCCCCCTGACACAACCATCCGTGTTACCCTGCGCGAACGCGACGGGCAGATCGAACTCGATGTACAAGATGAAGGCCGCGGAATCCCGCCGGAAGAGCAGCCGTTTATTTTCGAACGTTTTTATCGCGGAAAAAACGGCCAGAAACAAAACCGCGGCCTCGGCCTCGGCCTGACGATCTCTCGCATGCTTGCCCAGGCACATGGCGGAGATTTGGTACTTGTACAGACGTCGCCCGCCGGTACCACCTTCCGTATCATCCTGCCCGTTTTTCCGCATCGTAAACAGCACAAGGCCTCTCCCTGATAAAGGAAGAGGCCTTGTTTTCATTTCAAAAAAATTTTTCTCGACTTCGACAAATATCAACAACTTTTTCGGCAGCGTTCAAGTATACTGGTGCTTGTGTTTGAATTTTTATGATTGATTTTGAGGGGATCAGAATGGATGAACACATATTGCAAAAGATCATCGAACAGTTACAATTCGAACTGATTCAGTTGGCTGCGGAAAAGAAAAGCCTCACTGATGAAACGGTTATCGCCAAGAGTCAGTTGTTGGACAAATATTTGCTGATCGCTCAACGCGAAAAGATGAAACAGGTATGCCGTTAATCGTTCAAGACGCACTGATTATCGCACAATCAAAGCTACCCCGATCATGATCACCACGACTCCCATCCAACGGGTGAAAGAAACAGGTTCATGAAAGATCAGCCACGCGGCGATCACCCCGAATACATACGAGAGACTCTGCAACGGATAAGCCACGCTAAGATTCACACGGGACAGGACGCCAAACCACAAGCCGGTCGCCAATACATACAAGAAAAGCCCTGTCAGGATCCACGGGGATAAAAATACTTGCATCCAATTGGACAGATGGAAGCCCCCTGCTTGTTCCAAGCCCATTTTGAAAAAAATTTGCCCAACGACAAGCAACAGTACATTGAGCAAAAGAAGCGTATAAACCATTACACAACTTTCCTTTCGCCGGATGAGGACGGTTCATGTTTCTTGGAAGGCGCGCTCAGTTGCTCTTTTAATAGCGCCACTTCCTGCGTCAAACGCACAACCCGGTCATTCAGTTTCGAGATCACCACAGTTAAATGCAAGATGAGTGTAAAACAAAAGATCAAACCGAATAAAAATAACATCGACGGCGCATAATAAATATGAAGATAAGAAGCCATTTTTTCCACAAGCGAACGGCTGGATGACAAGACAATCAAAACGAGACCTACCAGAAGCCACAAAAGCGAATACTGCTCTTTCAGTCGCTTCCGCCGCACAAGATCGAGAACGACGAAGATGAAGACGACCGAAAAAGCGATCGCGAATACGAATACATCCATTCCGATTCCCCCCTCGAATACGATTACGTTTTCGTGATCGTAGGTTTGCGCAATACATTCATCACGAGCGCAAGCCCGACCTTTACCATGTAATACACAGATTTCAGCGGTGTGATCGACGAGCGCCCCGCCTTCCTCTCTTCCATTTCCACAGGCACTTCCCGGATTTTGTACCCATTCAGATGAACGAGTACGAGCGCTTCAACCTCCGGATAATCGGTCGGGTAGTTCTGTGCGAACAGACGCATCACATTTCGGTTGACGACGCGGTAACCGCTCGTCGTATCGTACACGGGTTTGCCGATGATCAAGCTCACCATTTTTGAGAGAATGATCATCCCGATGCGCCTCGTCCACGTGGAGCGATAGCGGGTTTTCTCCACATAACGGGAACCGAGAATCAGATCGGCTTCCCCCTTTTCCAGGTGAGTGAGCAAACGCGGAAGATCGGCCGGATCGTGCTGTCCGTCCGCGTCGATCTGCACGGCCGCGTCATAGCCGTTCCGATAAGCATACAGGTAACCGGTCTGCATACCGCCGCCGATTCCCAGGTTAAATGGCAGATCGACCACTTGCGCGCCCGCCTGCCGAGCGACCTGGGAAGTCGCATCCGTTGACCCGTCGTTGACGACCAACACATCGACAGACGGGACGGCACGGCGAATCTTTTGGATGACATGACCAACGCTCTTTTCTTCATTATAAGCCGGGATGATGACCAGGACTTTCTTGGACATGATGCGGCCTCCTTTCTATATAGAAATTCAGTGCTGGGGAGGGTGTAATGCTTTGCGCGTAATAGCGACTCAAGGTAGCCACTCATTGCGCAAGCGGCACCATCAGAAGAGTGAATAATGTCTTTGGGGAGGCGTAATGCTTTGCGTGAGACAGCGACTTTGGAGGTCGTCTCGCAACATATGATCATATTCCGTGCGAGACGACCTCCACGGAGCGCGAACGCAAAGTATACGCCCAACAAACTACACATTTTCGAGATAGCCACTCATGCCGCAAGCGGCACCATCAGTGGATGATCGTTTCATGTGCGGGAAGAAAAATGTAAGGCTGCCACAAGCAACGAAATTAGCTTTTGGGTGGGTGTATCGCTTTGCAGCGTAGAGGTGAGTGGAAGGTCGTTCCGAAACCGCTATTAATAACCCAAGCGGAACGACCTTCATCGAACCCAAGCGCAAAGCGATACATCCACCCAAGCACTCATTTTCAAGGCAGATGTCTCGCACAAAGCATGCGCCCACCAAACCACACACTTTCAAATCAGCTGTCTCACACAAAGCTAACTTTCACTACACGTTCCCCTCCTGCCTCGTCAATAGCCGGGCGAGGACGATCGCTCCCCCCATGATCAGAAACGGCATCATCGGAAACGCATAGCGGGTCAAAGGCAAGAACATCAATTGAATCCCCGTCATGCCGATGAGAATGAACGCGAAGAGACGAAGTTCGCGCCACACCCAGGCGAGAACAACGCTCAACCATCCTATCACGACGATGGGCAGATGCATGGGAATGAGACTATCAAGGAAGCCTGCGTGCGGGATATCGTACCAAGGGCCACGGAACATATACCACCATTTCCCGACGGTAAACCATTTGATAAACAACCAAGTTTCCTGAGTAAAACCTTCCCGAATCCTCTTCCAGGCGAGTGCGCTCTGATCCACCCCTTGCAGATTTTTAAAGAGCGCGTCCCCTTCACGGAAATACGGGTCTGTCCCTGCAAGCAAAGGATTGCCGCTTTGCGTGGCCAATAACACCAAATGCCCCAGCGATTCCAGATTGCGGATCCACCAGGGAATCATCACGAGGACGAACCCGAGTCCCGTGGCTGTCAAGAGCCAGAGGATGTTCCTACACCTTTGGATGAAAAAATGATAGAAAAGCGGAAGAATGAGCAGAGGCGCGCTCGCCGGACGAACCAGCACCGATAACGCGAAAACCCCGCCGCTGAGAAACGTCCATCCGACCGACTCCTTCTGCATGCCGAGCAAAAACAGATACACGTAAAGCATAAAGAGAAATACAAACAATGTTTCCGTCAATATGGCAGCCGGTGACCAAACCATGCTGACATAGAAAGCGGAAACCAGCGCTGTGAGCATGGCTGCCGTTACCCCGTGCAAACGGCGGACGATCAGATAACTGAGCAGAATCGTCCCGACTGACAGCAAGGCCTGGATCCCGCGCACTTTCATTAATGGGCTGCCTGCACCCGCCCAAAACAACTTATAAATCATGGCGAGAAACAAAGGATATCCCGGCGTGACATACGCATCCGGCCCGCCTCCCCAGTAACTGTAGACCCCTGTCGTCAAGAGGCGGCGCACCATCGCATCATAATTCTTGGCATCGCCGAACAGAGGAGGTTGTTGTACTTTCACAAGAAAATAGAATCGCAGTAGAAGCGCTGCAAGCAAAATGAGCGAAACGAGAAACCATTCCCCTCGCAGCAGCCTTGTCTTCGCCATGTGCTCCCTCTTTTCAACAGTATTTCGCGAACATTATATCATAATCAACTTTGGCTATGATATAATCGACGGGGTATTTGTCAGGGAGGAGGGGAATTTTTTGTGAAAATAGACACATATAAGAACTGGGGCATCATCGCACTGACCTGGTTCCCGCTCGTTGACTTCGCGTTACGAAAGATACCGATCGTGGGAGTCCTCGGTTCCGTATGGGACAAGCTGATCCTGATTGTCCTCGCTGCTCTGGCTTTGAGACGCTATCTGCTGGGGGAGCGGATCGAACAGTTGCCGTACCACCGTGTATTGATCGCCTTCATTCTCCTTGGAGTCGCTTATCTGGCGATCGACCTTTCAAGTTTCGCTGTCGATTTTGAAGGATTCCGTGCGGTATACTGGTACGCTTTTTACGTGTTTGTCCTTCCCTATTTTATAGATGAGAAATTCGCCAAAACGCTCGTGCGTTGGAGTCTCGTGGCAGCATTATTGATCAGCTTGCACGGGATTTACCAGTTCATTGTGAAAGCGCCGATCCCAAGCAACTGGGTGGATGCGGGGGAAACTGTGCGCACCCGCGTATACTCTGTTTTTGGCAGCCCCAATATTATGGGCAGTTACCTGATCCTGATGTTCCCGACGGCGGCAGGCATGGCATGGGCCGCACGTTCACGGAAAGAACGATTGTTCTTTGCGTTGATCGCCGCCGCGACGTTAGCCGCTCTCGTGTTCACATATACGCGCGGCGCTTGGATGGCACTCTTTGCCGCGCTTGTCATCATGGCTGTCTTGTTTGACAAGAGACTGCTCATTCTCATCCTGGTAGCGGGTGTGGCTGCATTGTTCGTCCCGGCTATTCACAAGCGCGTGTTTGAACTGTTTACACCGCTTTATTGGATGAAAAGCGCCAAAGACGGACGGATTTTCCGTTGGTTGCTCGCATATGACATCATTCGGCACAACCCGCTGTTCGGCGCAGGACTCGGCCATTTCGGGGGAGCAGTCGCCGCAAGAAACTTCAACGCTCCCTATTCCGACAACTATTATGCCAAGACTTTGGGGGAAATGGGGATCGTCGGTCTGAGCACTATGCTCACTCTGTTTGTCACGGTGATGCGCAACTTGTATACAAGGATTTTTAAACCTTTGCGCGTTCACCAGGACTGGCCGCTCTTGCTAGGGATGTTCACCGGCTGCCTCGCCGTTTTGGTGCAATGCGCGGTGGAAAATGTCTTTGAAGTGCCTGCCATGAACTTCATGTTCTGGCTATTCGTCACCTTGATCGTGATTATGACGCGCGCTTCAGGAAAGGAGGAAAGCAAGGAATGAAAGCGAATGGGATCCCATCATCGAGACGATCGAGCATCCTTCCGATCGTTCTGCTTGTGCTCTATGCCGTCTTCCTTGTGACCTTCTATGATTTGGTCGTCATCCCTCTCGCGTTGGATCTCTCCTATATCGGGTTTCTCATGATCGGCGCGGGAGCAGTCATCAGCTGGTTCGCCATTCCGAAAGCATGGAGACGTACCTTTTCCTTGTTGACTTTGCTGATCCTGCTTCTTTGTTATGGAGTCAACAGCATCTACTCCGACTCGCTGGCATGGCGGTTCGTCGAATTTCCGGTGATGTTTGCGATTCTGGGGTGGATTGCTTCTCGATACGCGAAAATTCGCTGGACATACACATTGACCCTGCTCGTATCGGTAGCCGTCCTGCTGGCGCTCATCCCTTTGGGAAGCATGCCTTTCTACAGCAAGTTCGGGATCGCGGCGAAAAGCGATCA contains the following coding sequences:
- a CDS encoding DUF2304 domain-containing protein produces the protein MDVFVFAIAFSVVFIFVVLDLVRRKRLKEQYSLLWLLVGLVLIVLSSSRSLVEKMASYLHIYYAPSMLFLFGLIFCFTLILHLTVVISKLNDRVVRLTQEVALLKEQLSAPSKKHEPSSSGERKVV
- a CDS encoding EamA family transporter is translated as MVYTLLLLNVLLLVVGQIFFKMGLEQAGGFHLSNWMQVFLSPWILTGLFLYVLATGLWFGVLSRVNLSVAYPLQSLSYVFGVIAAWLIFHEPVSFTRWMGVVVIMIGVALIVR
- a CDS encoding HAMP domain-containing sensor histidine kinase produces the protein MLVLLGSLFVIGVIAIYWVRSNAYEQSFELMELRAFQLADLCAQVLNGPGSLEKLKHLKEIRTNRSVIQLMDHQGHLSILSNGKYEEIASTLPDHTRLFTEILHGQSTREVIPVDGQTWLRVGVPIPEEIPHGSGLFLSVPATDVLPKFEQLYGPIASLIGSVALAGWLVIYFLSRKLTSPLRQVAEAAQMIAEGGYDPDLPKEVKERELQQLITSFRDMAERLKQLEQMRTELLAGVSHELRTPITSIRGMIQAVLGKVVTDEEADEFLQISLEEAKRLQKMVEDLLSFSSFEAGAIPLQKNPVELAALVEEVIQQLRVLSQFADVRIERDLPENAVWIQGDAGLLRQILINLLNNSRAASPPDTTIRVTLRERDGQIELDVQDEGRGIPPEEQPFIFERFYRGKNGQKQNRGLGLGLTISRMLAQAHGGDLVLVQTSPAGTTFRIILPVFPHRKQHKASP
- a CDS encoding O-antigen ligase family protein, with protein sequence MKIDTYKNWGIIALTWFPLVDFALRKIPIVGVLGSVWDKLILIVLAALALRRYLLGERIEQLPYHRVLIAFILLGVAYLAIDLSSFAVDFEGFRAVYWYAFYVFVLPYFIDEKFAKTLVRWSLVAALLISLHGIYQFIVKAPIPSNWVDAGETVRTRVYSVFGSPNIMGSYLILMFPTAAGMAWAARSRKERLFFALIAAATLAALVFTYTRGAWMALFAALVIMAVLFDKRLLILILVAGVAALFVPAIHKRVFELFTPLYWMKSAKDGRIFRWLLAYDIIRHNPLFGAGLGHFGGAVAARNFNAPYSDNYYAKTLGEMGIVGLSTMLTLFVTVMRNLYTRIFKPLRVHQDWPLLLGMFTGCLAVLVQCAVENVFEVPAMNFMFWLFVTLIVIMTRASGKEESKE
- a CDS encoding aspartyl-phosphate phosphatase Spo0E family protein: MDEHILQKIIEQLQFELIQLAAEKKSLTDETVIAKSQLLDKYLLIAQREKMKQVCR
- a CDS encoding glycosyltransferase family 2 protein, whose translation is MSKKVLVIIPAYNEEKSVGHVIQKIRRAVPSVDVLVVNDGSTDATSQVARQAGAQVVDLPFNLGIGGGMQTGYLYAYRNGYDAAVQIDADGQHDPADLPRLLTHLEKGEADLILGSRYVEKTRYRSTWTRRIGMIILSKMVSLIIGKPVYDTTSGYRVVNRNVMRLFAQNYPTDYPEVEALVLVHLNGYKIREVPVEMEERKAGRSSITPLKSVYYMVKVGLALVMNVLRKPTITKT
- a CDS encoding glycosyltransferase family 39 protein translates to MAKTRLLRGEWFLVSLILLAALLLRFYFLVKVQQPPLFGDAKNYDAMVRRLLTTGVYSYWGGGPDAYVTPGYPLFLAMIYKLFWAGAGSPLMKVRGIQALLSVGTILLSYLIVRRLHGVTAAMLTALVSAFYVSMVWSPAAILTETLFVFLFMLYVYLFLLGMQKESVGWTFLSGGVFALSVLVRPASAPLLILPLFYHFFIQRCRNILWLLTATGLGFVLVMIPWWIRNLESLGHLVLLATQSGNPLLAGTDPYFREGDALFKNLQGVDQSALAWKRIREGFTQETWLFIKWFTVGKWWYMFRGPWYDIPHAGFLDSLIPMHLPIVVIGWLSVVLAWVWRELRLFAFILIGMTGIQLMFLPLTRYAFPMMPFLIMGGAIVLARLLTRQEGNV
- a CDS encoding response regulator transcription factor, with translation MQTILLVEDEKPIARLLQAYLKQAGYQVVVASDGVEAIEIFARENPALVLLDLMLPGQNGWVVLEEIRKQSSCPVIMLTARGDVKDRIRGFKEGADDYIPKPFDPEEVVARVQAVLRRSVGLIEQDMVQIGRLTVDFSARTVSLSGEPVPLAPRDWELLAFLIRHPNQCFTRDQLLDHVWGMDYSGGDRAVDVAIKRLRQSLRDWPPSEGEIVTIRRMGYMLRVF
- a CDS encoding helix-turn-helix domain-containing protein; translated protein: MAKTLGMKIRDLRIKKGYTQTDLAEGLVTPSMISQIEADKANPSYKLLEALAKRLEVSIDYFLNDIQEKLELDSRYKLARAMMQSQDYEKAIEILKELLNSPGMQSFEVKFDLAEAYLKNEDYEQAVEQLETLYREVSLDKDRRLVVQVLDQLAYCKIQRNDYILARHFLLQALRETRRLDEADRALKGKVLRKLADATAYLGPYEDAIEYYEDALTALQGTTELFEIGKAYEGLGDMFGKLEDFRKASDYTRSAITMYKSDHRVTNVGECKTKLGIYLSRLGDYEEAKRVYQEVLEDYQEQENDEQMGYVYVRMGELYSFMGDYEQAMEYCQRGLAMIPEQSSLKAVSLEIFGRVAWEMKSAELAVASLSQAAARFEKENLYSELIHVHTRLSHIYQSQGDLAAANTAMLQATRAMEESLKMKGLYL